From Halosolutus amylolyticus, a single genomic window includes:
- a CDS encoding NAD(P)/FAD-dependent oxidoreductase yields the protein MTRIGIVGAGAAAAAATYALEETIDDASVTVLEKSRGVCGRAATRRHDGVVYDYGANYIKSDDDRVVDLLTETLDTDGLVDIEEPIWTFDRDGTVSEGRDADEHKWTYRRGLTQLAKRLFARTDATVHRETRVERLIRETGDGTSTPQWRLEDDDGESWGPFDVLCLNPPAPQTADLLRSAAWDADLRPRLVEAIEAVPYRTVWTGVLHYPFELETPYYALVNTDKAHEIGWIAREECKPGHVPVGESVLIVQANHDWSVDHYDADPESNLDELAAMTADVLDDDRLANPDWTDYQGWRYAQPEGQVREEPIRAAEDANCYCLGDWVAGEPRVHAAVGNGLNVAERIARSR from the coding sequence ATGACACGGATCGGAATCGTCGGCGCGGGCGCGGCCGCGGCGGCCGCGACGTACGCCCTCGAGGAGACGATTGACGACGCGTCGGTGACGGTTCTCGAGAAGTCCCGGGGCGTCTGCGGCCGGGCCGCGACGCGACGGCACGACGGCGTCGTCTACGACTACGGCGCGAACTACATCAAGTCCGACGACGATCGGGTGGTCGATCTCCTGACCGAAACGCTCGATACCGATGGACTGGTCGACATCGAAGAACCGATCTGGACGTTCGACCGCGACGGAACCGTTTCGGAGGGCCGGGACGCCGACGAGCACAAGTGGACCTACCGGCGGGGCCTCACCCAGCTCGCCAAGCGGCTGTTCGCCCGGACCGACGCGACCGTCCACCGGGAGACACGGGTAGAACGGCTGATCCGCGAAACCGGCGACGGCACCAGCACTCCGCAGTGGCGACTCGAGGACGACGACGGCGAGTCGTGGGGCCCCTTCGACGTCCTCTGTCTGAACCCGCCGGCACCCCAGACGGCCGATCTGCTCCGATCGGCCGCGTGGGACGCCGACCTGCGCCCGCGACTCGTCGAGGCGATCGAGGCCGTCCCCTACCGGACGGTCTGGACGGGAGTCCTGCACTACCCGTTCGAACTCGAGACGCCCTACTACGCGCTGGTGAACACGGACAAGGCCCACGAGATCGGGTGGATCGCCCGCGAAGAGTGCAAACCCGGCCACGTCCCCGTCGGCGAGTCGGTGCTGATCGTGCAGGCGAACCACGACTGGTCGGTCGATCACTACGACGCCGACCCCGAGTCGAACCTCGACGAACTCGCGGCGATGACCGCCGACGTGCTCGACGACGATCGGCTCGCGAATCCCGACTGGACCGACTACCAGGGGTGGCGGTACGCGCAGCCGGAGGGGCAGGTGCGCGAGGAACCGATTCGCGCGGCCGAGGACGCGAACTGCTACTGTCTCGGCGACTGGGTCGCCGGCGAGCCGCGGGTCCACGCCGCGGTCGGAAACGGACTCAACGTCGCCGAGCGGATCGCGCGCTCGCGGTGA
- a CDS encoding M24 family metallopeptidase, with product METDLSPLLSYLDEEGLDGYLIDDDASDSDQRYVSGFDAPDAYQTLVTADGGVHLLISGLEYGRASSDADADTVTRRSAYDYQDLVAEYGQYGGRIRGVAAFLADRDAESIAVPRSFPTGTADGLRDRGLAVTVESDGIVEDVRATKTEWEIEQIRATQRANEAAMAAAEDLIASADVEDGVLVHEGDPLTSERVKEEIEITLIRHGCALDDTIVACGADAADPHDRGSGPLEADELIVIDIFPRDKETKYFADMTRTVAVGDPDDEARRRYEVTREAYEAALDAIEPGVTGADVHDAACDVIEDAGYETLRSDPGTETGFIHSTGHGVGLDIHEQPSVAPAGGDLEPGHVITIEPGIYDPAVGGVRIEDLIVVTEDGYENLTDYPIGSGPTIE from the coding sequence ATGGAGACCGATCTCTCGCCGCTTCTCTCGTACCTGGACGAGGAGGGACTGGACGGCTATCTCATCGACGACGATGCTTCGGACTCGGACCAGCGGTACGTCTCCGGCTTCGACGCGCCGGACGCTTACCAGACGCTCGTCACCGCGGACGGCGGGGTCCACCTGCTGATCTCGGGTCTCGAGTACGGCCGCGCCAGTTCGGACGCGGACGCGGACACCGTCACGCGCCGATCGGCCTACGACTACCAGGACCTGGTCGCAGAGTACGGGCAGTACGGGGGTCGAATCCGGGGCGTGGCCGCATTCCTCGCCGATCGCGACGCCGAGTCGATCGCCGTCCCGCGATCGTTCCCGACGGGAACCGCCGACGGCCTCCGCGATCGCGGCCTCGCGGTCACGGTCGAGTCAGACGGGATCGTCGAGGACGTCCGCGCGACCAAGACCGAGTGGGAGATCGAGCAGATCCGGGCGACCCAGCGGGCCAACGAGGCCGCGATGGCGGCTGCAGAGGACCTCATCGCGTCCGCGGACGTCGAGGACGGCGTCCTCGTCCACGAGGGCGACCCACTCACCAGCGAACGCGTCAAAGAGGAGATCGAGATCACGCTGATCCGTCACGGCTGTGCGCTCGACGACACGATCGTCGCCTGCGGGGCCGACGCCGCCGACCCGCACGATCGCGGGAGCGGGCCGCTCGAGGCGGACGAACTGATCGTGATCGACATCTTCCCGCGGGACAAGGAGACGAAGTACTTCGCCGACATGACCCGAACCGTCGCCGTCGGCGACCCGGACGACGAGGCCCGACGACGGTACGAGGTCACGAGGGAGGCCTACGAGGCCGCCCTCGACGCGATCGAACCCGGCGTAACCGGGGCCGACGTCCACGACGCGGCCTGTGACGTGATCGAGGACGCCGGCTACGAGACCCTGCGGAGCGATCCGGGGACGGAGACGGGCTTTATCCACAGCACCGGCCACGGCGTCGGCCTGGACATCCACGAACAGCCGAGCGTCGCCCCCGCCGGCGGCGACCTCGAACCCGGTCACGTGATCACGATCGAACCCGGGATCTACGACCCCGCAGTCGGCGGCGTCCGCATCGAGGACCTGATCGTCGTCACCGAGGACGGCTACGAGAACCTGACCGACTACCCGATCGGATCCGGGCCGACGATCGAGTGA
- the aroA gene encoding 3-phosphoshikimate 1-carboxyvinyltransferase, whose product MDVTISPSRVRGRARAPPSKSYTHRAILASGYADSAIVHDALWSADTRATARAVTLFGGDVSRSADGTLEISGFDGRPDVPADVIDCDNSGTTMRLVTAAAALADGTSVLTGDESLRSRPQGPLLEAISDLGGEAESTRGNGQAPLVVTGPVEGGTVSIPGDVSSQYITALLMAGAVTDEGIEIDLETELKSAPYVDITIEVLEAFGVEARHTDDGFAVPGGQQYRPADGEYHVPGDFSSISYLLAAGAIAGDGTVTIEGAQPSAQGDTAIVDVVDRMGADVDWDRDAGTINVSAAPLSGIEVSVADTPDLLPTIATLGAVADGDTRIVDAEHVRYKETDRVSAMAEELGSMGVETTEEHDSLTIHGGESTLEGATVDGRADHRIVMALALAGLVADGETTIEGAEHVDVSFPGFFDVLYDLGATVDRND is encoded by the coding sequence ATGGACGTTACCATCTCCCCGTCCCGTGTTCGCGGACGGGCCCGCGCGCCGCCGTCGAAGAGCTACACCCACCGGGCGATCCTCGCCTCGGGCTACGCCGACAGCGCGATCGTTCACGACGCGCTCTGGAGTGCGGACACGCGAGCGACCGCCCGCGCAGTGACCCTGTTCGGTGGCGATGTCTCGCGATCGGCCGACGGCACCCTCGAAATCTCGGGCTTCGACGGCCGGCCGGACGTCCCCGCGGACGTGATCGACTGCGACAACAGCGGCACGACGATGCGACTGGTCACTGCGGCGGCCGCACTCGCCGACGGTACGTCGGTGCTTACGGGCGACGAGTCGCTCCGATCGCGCCCGCAGGGGCCGCTCCTCGAGGCGATTTCGGATCTCGGCGGCGAGGCGGAAAGCACCCGCGGGAACGGCCAGGCGCCGCTGGTCGTCACCGGACCCGTAGAGGGCGGCACGGTCTCGATCCCCGGCGACGTCTCCTCGCAGTACATCACGGCACTCCTGATGGCAGGCGCGGTCACCGACGAGGGGATCGAGATCGACCTCGAGACGGAACTCAAGTCCGCGCCGTACGTCGATATCACGATCGAGGTGCTCGAGGCCTTCGGCGTCGAGGCCCGCCACACCGACGACGGGTTCGCGGTCCCGGGCGGCCAGCAGTACCGACCCGCCGACGGCGAGTACCACGTCCCCGGTGACTTCTCGTCGATCTCCTACCTCCTCGCGGCGGGCGCGATCGCCGGCGACGGGACGGTCACGATCGAGGGCGCACAGCCGAGCGCGCAGGGCGACACCGCTATCGTCGACGTCGTCGATCGGATGGGCGCCGACGTCGACTGGGATCGCGACGCGGGGACGATCAACGTGTCGGCGGCACCGCTATCGGGGATCGAGGTCTCCGTCGCGGACACGCCGGACCTCCTGCCGACGATCGCGACGCTCGGCGCGGTCGCGGACGGCGACACCCGGATCGTGGACGCCGAACACGTCCGCTACAAGGAGACCGATCGCGTGAGCGCGATGGCGGAGGAACTCGGCTCGATGGGCGTCGAGACGACCGAGGAACACGATTCGCTGACGATCCACGGCGGCGAGTCGACGCTCGAGGGAGCGACCGTCGACGGCCGGGCCGACCACCGGATCGTCATGGCGCTCGCACTGGCCGGCCTCGTTGCCGACGGCGAGACGACGATCGAGGGGGCCGAGCACGTGGACGTCTCCTTCCCCGGCTTTTTCGACGTGCTGTACGACCTGGGCGCGACGGTCGATCGCAACGACTAG